A window of Rattus norvegicus strain BN/NHsdMcwi chromosome 14, GRCr8, whole genome shotgun sequence contains these coding sequences:
- the Msantd1 gene encoding myb/SANT-like DNA-binding domain-containing protein 1 isoform X3, protein MVRWPGLRPCLSALLNPAGASSMAAAEVPGYLVSPQTEKHRRARNWTDAEMRGLMLVWEEFFDELKQTKRNAKVYEKMASKLFEMTGERRLGEEIKIKITNMTFQYRSEERPVKKRKMRSCHLQKKKLRLLEAMLEEQRRLSRAMEETCREVRRVLDQQNILQVQSLQLQERMMSLLEKIIAKSNV, encoded by the exons ATGGTGCGCTGGCCAGGCCTGAGGCCCTGCCTGAGTGCCCTCCTTAACCCCGCAGGTGCCTCCAGCATGGCAGCAGCCGAAGTGCCTGGCTACCTTGTGTCTCCTCAGACCGAGAAGCATCGGCGGGCCCGCAACTGGACAGATGCTGAGATGCGCGGCCTCATGCTGGTCTGGGAGGAGTTCTTCGATGAGCTCAAGCAGACCAAGCGCAATGCCAAGGTGTATGAGAAGATGGCCAGCAAGCTCTTCGAGATGACTGGGGAGCGCCGGCTAGGCGAGGAGATCAAAATCAAAATCACCAACATGACCTTCCAGTACAG GTCAGAGGAGCGCCCTGTGAAGAAACGCAAGATGAGGAGCTGTCACCTACAGAAAAAGAAGCTGCGCCTGCTGGAGGCCATGCTGGAAGAGCAGCGCAGGCTGAGTCGTGCCATGGAGGAGACATGCCGAGAGGTGCGCCGCGTGCTGGACCAGCAGAACATCCTGCAGGTTCAGAGCCTGCAGCTTCAGGAGCGAATGATGAGCTTGCTGGAGAAGATCATCGCCAAGTCCAATGTCTAG
- the Msantd1 gene encoding myb/SANT-like DNA-binding domain-containing protein 1 isoform X2 yields the protein MRGLMLVWEEFFDELKQTKRNAKVYEKMASKLFEMTGERRLGEEIKIKITNMTFQYRKLKCMTDSESVPPDWPYYLAIDRILAKVPESCEGKLPDGQQPGPSTSQTEASLSPSAKSTPLYLPYTQCSYEGRFEDDRSDSSSSLLSLKFRSEERPVKKRKMRSCHLQKKKLRLLEAMLEEQRRLSRAMEETCREVRRVLDQQNILQVQSLQLQERMMSLLEKIIAKSNV from the exons ATGCGCGGCCTCATGCTGGTCTGGGAGGAGTTCTTCGATGAGCTCAAGCAGACCAAGCGCAATGCCAAGGTGTATGAGAAGATGGCCAGCAAGCTCTTCGAGATGACTGGGGAGCGCCGGCTAGGCGAGGAGATCAAAATCAAAATCACCAACATGACCTTCCAGTACAG GAAATTAAAATGCATGACAGATAGCGAGTCCGTCCCGCCGGACTGGCCCTATTACCTAGCCATTGATAGGATTCTGGCCAAGGTCCCTGAGTCCTGTGAGGGCAAACTGCCGGATGGCCAGCAGCCGGGGCCCTCCACGTCCCAGACCGAGGCGTCCCTGTCGCCGTCTGCTAAGTCCACCCCTCTGTACTTACCGTATACCCAGTGCTCCTATGAAGGCCGCTTCGAGGACGATCGCTCCGACAGCTCCTCCAGCTTACTGTCCCTTAAGTTCAG GTCAGAGGAGCGCCCTGTGAAGAAACGCAAGATGAGGAGCTGTCACCTACAGAAAAAGAAGCTGCGCCTGCTGGAGGCCATGCTGGAAGAGCAGCGCAGGCTGAGTCGTGCCATGGAGGAGACATGCCGAGAGGTGCGCCGCGTGCTGGACCAGCAGAACATCCTGCAGGTTCAGAGCCTGCAGCTTCAGGAGCGAATGATGAGCTTGCTGGAGAAGATCATCGCCAAGTCCAATGTCTAG
- the Msantd1 gene encoding myb/SANT-like DNA-binding domain-containing protein 1 isoform X1: MQLCQGASSMAAAEVPGYLVSPQTEKHRRARNWTDAEMRGLMLVWEEFFDELKQTKRNAKVYEKMASKLFEMTGERRLGEEIKIKITNMTFQYRKLKCMTDSESVPPDWPYYLAIDRILAKVPESCEGKLPDGQQPGPSTSQTEASLSPSAKSTPLYLPYTQCSYEGRFEDDRSDSSSSLLSLKFRSEERPVKKRKMRSCHLQKKKLRLLEAMLEEQRRLSRAMEETCREVRRVLDQQNILQVQSLQLQERMMSLLEKIIAKSNV; encoded by the exons ATGCAGCTGTGTCAAG GTGCCTCCAGCATGGCAGCAGCCGAAGTGCCTGGCTACCTTGTGTCTCCTCAGACCGAGAAGCATCGGCGGGCCCGCAACTGGACAGATGCTGAGATGCGCGGCCTCATGCTGGTCTGGGAGGAGTTCTTCGATGAGCTCAAGCAGACCAAGCGCAATGCCAAGGTGTATGAGAAGATGGCCAGCAAGCTCTTCGAGATGACTGGGGAGCGCCGGCTAGGCGAGGAGATCAAAATCAAAATCACCAACATGACCTTCCAGTACAG GAAATTAAAATGCATGACAGATAGCGAGTCCGTCCCGCCGGACTGGCCCTATTACCTAGCCATTGATAGGATTCTGGCCAAGGTCCCTGAGTCCTGTGAGGGCAAACTGCCGGATGGCCAGCAGCCGGGGCCCTCCACGTCCCAGACCGAGGCGTCCCTGTCGCCGTCTGCTAAGTCCACCCCTCTGTACTTACCGTATACCCAGTGCTCCTATGAAGGCCGCTTCGAGGACGATCGCTCCGACAGCTCCTCCAGCTTACTGTCCCTTAAGTTCAG GTCAGAGGAGCGCCCTGTGAAGAAACGCAAGATGAGGAGCTGTCACCTACAGAAAAAGAAGCTGCGCCTGCTGGAGGCCATGCTGGAAGAGCAGCGCAGGCTGAGTCGTGCCATGGAGGAGACATGCCGAGAGGTGCGCCGCGTGCTGGACCAGCAGAACATCCTGCAGGTTCAGAGCCTGCAGCTTCAGGAGCGAATGATGAGCTTGCTGGAGAAGATCATCGCCAAGTCCAATGTCTAG
- the Msantd1 gene encoding myb/SANT-like DNA-binding domain-containing protein 1, translating into MVRWPGLRPCLSALLNPAGASSMAAAEVPGYLVSPQTEKHRRARNWTDAEMRGLMLVWEEFFDELKQTKRNAKVYEKMASKLFEMTGERRLGEEIKIKITNMTFQYRKLKCMTDSESVPPDWPYYLAIDRILAKVPESCEGKLPDGQQPGPSTSQTEASLSPSAKSTPLYLPYTQCSYEGRFEDDRSDSSSSLLSLKFRSEERPVKKRKMRSCHLQKKKLRLLEAMLEEQRRLSRAMEETCREVRRVLDQQNILQVQSLQLQERMMSLLEKIIAKSNV; encoded by the exons ATGGTGCGCTGGCCAGGCCTGAGGCCCTGCCTGAGTGCCCTCCTTAACCCCGCAGGTGCCTCCAGCATGGCAGCAGCCGAAGTGCCTGGCTACCTTGTGTCTCCTCAGACCGAGAAGCATCGGCGGGCCCGCAACTGGACAGATGCTGAGATGCGCGGCCTCATGCTGGTCTGGGAGGAGTTCTTCGATGAGCTCAAGCAGACCAAGCGCAATGCCAAGGTGTATGAGAAGATGGCCAGCAAGCTCTTCGAGATGACTGGGGAGCGCCGGCTAGGCGAGGAGATCAAAATCAAAATCACCAACATGACCTTCCAGTACAG GAAATTAAAATGCATGACAGATAGCGAGTCCGTCCCGCCGGACTGGCCCTATTACCTAGCCATTGATAGGATTCTGGCCAAGGTCCCTGAGTCCTGTGAGGGCAAACTGCCGGATGGCCAGCAGCCGGGGCCCTCCACGTCCCAGACCGAGGCGTCCCTGTCGCCGTCTGCTAAGTCCACCCCTCTGTACTTACCGTATACCCAGTGCTCCTATGAAGGCCGCTTCGAGGACGATCGCTCCGACAGCTCCTCCAGCTTACTGTCCCTTAAGTTCAG GTCAGAGGAGCGCCCTGTGAAGAAACGCAAGATGAGGAGCTGTCACCTACAGAAAAAGAAGCTGCGCCTGCTGGAGGCCATGCTGGAAGAGCAGCGCAGGCTGAGTCGTGCCATGGAGGAGACATGCCGAGAGGTGCGCCGCGTGCTGGACCAGCAGAACATCCTGCAGGTTCAGAGCCTGCAGCTTCAGGAGCGAATGATGAGCTTGCTGGAGAAGATCATCGCCAAGTCCAATGTCTAG